One window of Papaver somniferum cultivar HN1 chromosome 9, ASM357369v1, whole genome shotgun sequence genomic DNA carries:
- the LOC113312934 gene encoding uncharacterized protein LOC113312934, with translation MRNEGTSKSFCTYHETTGYHTNNCRNLMRFIDDMVKKRNLNEFIMQEPVAQNSRSPPKQVKGFEGLLLPHGDIRFTVKDLTSVTIHTQMPWYVVELVIDGWDCRKILIDQGSTYDTIYLQAAEKMQLTKEGTLRANNSAIMGFNGSRTYPMGESTMIVEDDPIKTNVAFLILNTKSPYDVIFGRDWIHAMQAIPLKIEVRDQFRGIRNQGQSSCF, from the exons ATGAGGAATGAAGGCACGAGTAAATCGTTCTGTACCTACCATGAAACAACTGGTTACCACACAAATAATTGTAGAAATTTGATGAGATTCATTGATGATATGGTAAAGAAAAGGAACCTGAATGAGTTTATCATGCAAGAACCAGTAGCTCAGAACAGCAGATCTCCACCGAAACAGGTCAAAGG CTTCGAAGGACTATTGCTACCACATGGTGACATAAGATTTACTGTTAAGGATCTGACCAGTGTAACTATCCACACTCAGATGCCTTGGTACGTAGTTGAACTAGTCATTGACGGATGGGATTGCAGAAAGATCCTCATAGATCAAGGGTCGACTTATGACACTATATACCTTCAGGCAGCCGAAAAGATGCAGCTCACTAAAGAAGGAACACTAAGAGCCAACAACTCAGCTATTATGGGTTTCAATGGTTCAAGGACTTACCCAATGGGTGAGAGCACCATGATAGTGGAAGACGACCCTATCAAGACAAATGTCGCCTTTCTGATATTGAACACCAAGTCACCCTACGATGTAATCTTTGGGAGGGACTGGATCCACGCAATGCAAGCCATACCATTAAAAATTGAAGTTCGTGACCAGTTCAGGGGAATACGTAATCAAGGGCAATCAAGTTGTTTCTAA